The segment catacatagtttagtacagacagctgtgtttaacataTATAGTTTataacagacagctgtgtataacatacatagtttagtacagacagctgtgtataacatacatagtttagtacagacagctgtgtttaacatacatagttttataacagacagctgtgtataactacagacagctgtgttataacatacatagtttagtacagacagctgtgttataacatacatagtttatacagacagctgtgtttaacatacatagtttataacagacagctgtgtttaacatacatagtttagtacagacagctgtgtttaacatacatagtttagtacagacagctgtgtttaacatacatagtttatacagacagctgtgtttaacatacatagtttagtacagacagctgtgtataacatacatagtttagtacagacagctgtgtttaacatacatagtttagtacagacagctgtgttataacatacatagtttagtacagacagctgtgtataacatacatagtttagtacagacagctgtgtataacatacatagtttatacagacagctgtgtttaacatacatagtttagtacagacagctgtgttataacatacatagttttagtacagacagctgtgttataacatacatagtttataacagacagctgtgtttaacatacatagtttagtacagacagctgtgtataacatacatagtttatacagacagctgtgtttaacatacatagtttagtacagacagctgtgtttaacatacatagtttatacagacagctgtgtttaacatacatagtttagtaacagacagctgtgtttaacatacatagtttagtacagacagctgtgtataacatacatagtttatacagacagctgtgtataacatacatagtttagtacagacagctgtgtataacatacatagtttagtacagacagctgtgtataacatacatagtttatacagacagctgtgtttaacatacatagtttagtacagacagctgtgtttaacatacatagtttataacagacagctgtgtttaacatacatagtttagtacagacagctgtgtataacatacatagtttagtacagacagctgtgtttaacatacatagtttagtacagacagctgtgtttaacatacatagtttagtacagacagctgtgtataacatacatagtttataacagacagctgtgtttaacatacatagtttagtacagacagctgtgtataacatacatagtttagtacagacagctgtgtttaacatacatagtttagtacagacagctgtgtttaacatacatagtttataacagacagctgtgtttaacatacatagtttagtacagacagctgtgtataacatacatagtttagtacagacagctgtgtttaacatacatagtttagtacagacagctgtgtataacatacatagtttatacagacagctgtgttttaacatacatagtttagtacagacagctgtgtttaacatacatagtttataacagacagctgtgtttaacatacatagtttagtacagacagctgtgtataacatacatagtttagtacagacagctgtgtataacatacatagtttataacagacagctgtgtttaacatacatagtttagtacagacagctgtgtataacatacatagtttagtacagacagctgtgtttaacatacatagtttataacagacagctgtgtttaacatatatagtttagtacagacagctgtgtataacatacatagtttataacagacagctgtgtttaacatacatagtttagtacagacagctgtgtataacatatatagtttagtacagacagctgtgtataacatacatagtttagtacagacagctgtgtataacatacatagtttataacagacagctgtgtttaacatacatagtttattacagacagctgtgtataacatacatagtttagtacagacagctgtgtttgacatacatagtttagtacagacagctgtgtataacatacatagtttagtacagacagctgtgtttgaCAACCGTAGTTTAGTACATACAGCTGTGTCTGACAAAACTGCTTACAACTACTGGCGCGACACACCGACAGTACGTACAGTGACAAACTTGCTGTGAACATCGGAGGGAATGACATAGATGATAATGCCTGTAGTATCAGACTTACTATAAAAACTTCAGGTCTTGCAAATCATTTATGTAACAGAATAGGTATGGTGTAtgtcagtgatgcccaaccgttttcggcctgcgggccatacacatttccgacatgcgtgtctcgggccgcttcaccgcaaaaatacaaaaaggaaaaaaaaatagagcagataccatttttattagaaacaagttgtacttaccattaattatgtactaattagtggggtatttgaagtttttttcacgaaaccaacttctgatgtccggctgcatcgcagagacaccaagtcggagaattgaatcgaaatgttcgtccatcgaaaaaaagattgagagacgcccctacatAGGGAttaatacttcttcttcccttttttcggttttatatatatacttttttttattactcacacgccgatttcctgcactgtggacAGAattttcgcgggccggatggcaccgcgtcgcgggccggatatggcccgcgggccgtacgttgggcatccctggtgtaTGTGATACCATCTCTAACACGaataagaagaatttttttatatgaaaaacacaaacaaagagtTTGACACTGATATAtctgacaagaaaacaaaaacaccattAATCTCAACAACCCCAAATATCTACcaaattttaaaacgtttttttcaaacaatcacaatttgcaaaacaaatgatggCGAGTCTAGCAAAAGGGACATAAGCATTTTATAGGCAGTAACTTAAAAAAGGTCTCAAACAAACACTTAACATTGTCAAGAATCAACCTGTATCATTCTTCAAGTTGACCGTTTGTATGTTACTTTCTATaacaagggagagaatgtgctgtgaatgtgaatgtgaatatgAAAGGGTTAAAGGAATGTGCTAGagcaagaaagagagggagagactcATAATGTGGCATTGTTACCTCGGCCAATGGAGGTTTCAACcaggaaagaataaatacaGCCTTCTGTACACGTCTAGTGAGCTGGATCGCCatattattcaatttttttattatttagtcaaATTCCTAATGCAGCATCCCTTTGCTAATAGACAAATTCTTATCTTATTCTGATGTGGAAACCGATGCTGTATCATAGAGGAGGTAAATCCACCCGCTACAAAATTGGCATCATTCTTTAAAGCATACAGATAATGGAAATGGAGCCATTAAACAAAGATAACTAAATGAAGATGAGACCTGCATTTAAAGAAAAGGCAGATATGTCCTGAAGATATTGTGGTAAGTGAATACTGATTAAAATGTGATATTACGGGGAATtaacaatatttcatcatctgATATGATGATACATCATAGAGAAATGTGTCGAAAAGGTGAAATATTAGTCAAGAGACAGTACCATCAAAGGAAATAAGTCAATACCATAAGAAAATGAGTACATGACTGGGTGTCAAGATTATGCTAAGCAGGATATGATAATTCGCCGCTTGGTCTCACTGGAAGGCTGCTCTATCTTTGATGTAGATTCttataattattcaaattatCACAGGATGTCCATGGGCTACAAACTTCTGAATGCTTGTAATTAAGTTCATAAAAGTGAAAGGTACTAGAAATTCTTGCATCTAAAGATAGCAAAACATCCcgacaaaaagtaaataaaaacattcaaggtTTAACAAAAGTAACTGGCAAGAGAGTCCACCTTAGCACTGCACATCGCTCAGCACCACCCACGCCAACACATTTCCATTTAAGACGAGACTCTCGTTACAACCTCCATGGCCGCCTACTGCAGCCTGGCGCCTGACAAACGGAAAGACTTGCTGCAGCTGTTCACACGGCACTGACTTGAGTTCGCCGGTAATTAAGTACTCTTCACGGTGGTTGAACCACCCCGATGTACACACGCTAACGTTGTAGGTGGTGGACAGTACGGCTTTTGTGTTTGTCGGGGCAGGCAGCATCATGTCCATGAACGGACGCTCAAACAATGGAAATACGTCTTCTTTGTTAAAGATGAATCCTCTAAATTGTTTGTCTTGGTCCCACATGTGGGTTCTGTTCTCCTCGTAGAATGAGATGTCCAGGAACGGCCATTTCCAAGAGAACCTAGTGATAGCATGAGACCGGGCGGAGAAGAACTTCCATCTGACTCCTCGTTTGACATCAAGAAGAAAGTGCGGCTTGAGGCCATTCAGCACGTGAGCCACGGCATCCTTCTGCCATGACGGGACAACAACATCCAAGTCATCATCCCAGGGCATCAGGCCGTGGTGGCGCCACGAGCCCAGCAGACTTCCACTGTAGAGGAAAAAGGTCAATGACGCCTCAGTCATCACTATAGAGAAAGTTGCGACGATTTCCTGCATAATGTACACATCCTGTTGTGACACTGTGGGCTGGAATAGTTTGAGGCTTTCATCCAATTTCACTTTATGAGTTTTGGGTGTAATAAGTGTGTAGTACGATGTGTTATTAATCAGAGTGTTAACCTGAGCGGTAAGTATCATTAAGTTTGCAGTGTCGTACGGTAAACTTGAGAGATATAGTAgatacagaagaagaaaaatcccTGCTGCAATCAAAGCCACCAGAATTGAGAATGGCTTGAACATTGACATGATTCTAAATGAAGTACACAATTTCTGTGCAGTGATATTCATTTTCGGAAGGATGTGCAATACGAATTGATAAACAAGAGCAGACTTTCGGACCACTGGTATGATGAGTTGGACTGTGATGAGATGGAAGCACAAGTCAACGAAGGAATTCCCTTGTCCTCCCACAAAATACCACGCACACTGCTTTTCACAAAAAGAagacacaggcagagaaagtcGACAGGTGTCGCTGAGATTGGAATTTAAGGTTGAAATCCGCGCATCACTGGACTTGATGAGGTAAAACCCACGCTTTTGAAGGGTCAActgcaataataattataggTATGTCAGTAAATATAAATCGGTGACGTTATGTAACAGTAAGAACAAAACATCAGTCTGTAAAAAACAGAGAGTTGAATtagaaactgaaataattaaCTTGCTATTGTGTCAGCAGATACAATGAGGTCTACAATGGGCCGGTGGAATGGTCTAGTGTAGCAAgatgtgtgtacttgtgtatttTCAAGATGTTTAAATGATGttagaaatactttaaaaaggCAACATTATTGTATCTATGTTGCGAAGTAAAGTGTAATCTATGCAGTATATTTGAGATGAACAGTTCATGACTACTAGGAAGACAGCATGAAACAATAACTGATCAAAGATATGACAACGACGATGCACATCAAAGCTTATTTatgtcctcacacacacacacaaggaacaTTGAAGCAGATCTTCATTATTCGAGCgtggtaaacaaacacaaggcaCTTAAAATCCTGACATCTAGCGGTAGCAGAACTGTGACAGACGccgacaacaaacaacaataaatgacGGGACAGGGGAGGCTACTGGCGGCTGGCAGCCACAGTCTGTACGAAACTTGCATTGCTGTCGTCTCATTTTCACacaattaatatttatagtttagATAAAGGTGAATATGTCATAAATCctacttttcttttatatacaaTCGATAATGAAGTTGGGTTTAAATACAAGCATTTctgtaaaattagtttttctttcaaagcaaGTAAATCTATCGGTCACGACGCTAGATCTATCATTTGACGAATGACTGAAAAATAACGATTTaggaaacattaaaaacaaagttgtttACAAGAAGAAGACATTGTGTGGAAGTAAACAGGGTGCAAAAGCAGAAATACTAGCTGTTGTCAAACCAACCTGAAAGTCGTTAGTTGCTGGTGTGTGTCAGCCGAGACCACAGGTCGTCTTGGCTACACTTCCGGTGTCGATATGAAGACGATGTTTGGAACACAAATATTATTGTCTTCTGATGACTTGGCCTTGTATCATAGAGAAATGACTATTAATAGATAGTGTAGACAAGGGACCTTTTCCTGTCTGGGAAGATACACAAGGCAGGAAGCCGATAGACTAGGGGTCAGAGGTTGGACAGGACGGACTGAGGTGTCGAGCTGTAGAGCAGACAGTAAAACTCACGTGTGTGTAAATATCTACATGTCTACATGTTCAACCTGAGCGTTGGTATtgagagagaaataacagcCATTcatcatgttctttttttattaaacaaaaacatacacaaagcaTAACAGAAACTACCgcacacatcaatttacataaatagatcaacaaaaatatctttgacactcaaatcaaatcaaatcaaatcaaaatcaaatcaaaacagactttattgtctgcccaggaggacagaaatttgtctttgctcacatacccatacagacatttaacacacagttaggagtaaaagtgaggagtaaaatagtgttgattgcaccagtccatcaaggcagtgtatgtttatcctaacaacaaaccttgggtgaccaagggcctaaaagcactgctgaacaaaaagaaacatttgttcatcactggcagaagcccacgacagaagattagtacatagagaggaccatgatgttatccgttgggtgggcagaggctctacgagcatactagttagtccgctttcagtagtttgccggtggaccaacgagtgtcgacgagattgaaacagaggtcgagttagctctcgccataaacccgatgtgtcagaatgcggctcgtggttacatcttgagctcgctggagggacctgccagacgtcgagtgttgatgcttccgcatgacgcaagagatacgccgagaaagatcttgggtgtcctagtggaggcgtacggcgaacaaagatgtcgacatcagtgccacagcaacgtgatgaggtggtcgacgaatacgccgcgaagctccagaatttaagcaggcgaggtagaaggcggcgcagagcgtcgaagtggcggcgattgacaccatctcggaggactgcagcccgaccggtcagggaaagtgactgcccccgttttccgtaacaggatgacagggaaataaagtgtagctggcctgactggaaagtgtccgacggcggaggttgtcatttatggcagttgagtgatggcgttgctcgacaccggcagtgaggtaacgacggtcactgacgagtgggcacgagggcacatacaggacttacagctaaaacaaactcaggagtggcggtggtggacatgtttacggccagcgtctgaggacgttcctatcctggtggtcaaggacctggtcgatgtggtcacaagtgagcgcaggaggcgcgtgtcgcttctactagggaagaacgtccttgatcggataatggactctaccgcagatgtggcgcaggcagtacaggcagccgtgcatgaagctcatcttgagaagacattgtcaacaaaaggactggctagggccgctggcaacaggcccgttccaggatgccaatgggtctgacgtccacaccagccactttccagaggttaatgcagaccaccatgccgaactgtttaatttcagtccttcttgtgtacctagacgatcatttggtatactccaagataaaagacattcaactgcgggaggcgccat is part of the Pomacea canaliculata isolate SZHN2017 linkage group LG13, ASM307304v1, whole genome shotgun sequence genome and harbors:
- the LOC112553595 gene encoding uncharacterized protein LOC112553595; translation: MTEASLTFFLYSGSLLGSWRHHGLMPWDDDLDVVVPSWQKDAVAHVLNGLKPHFLLDVKRGVRWKFFSARSHAITRFSWKWPFLDISFYEENRTHMWDQDKQFRGFIFNKEDVFPLFERPFMDMMLPAPTNTKAVLSTTYNVSVCTSGWFNHREEYLITGELKSVPCEQLQQVFPFVRRQAAVGGHGGCNESLVLNGNVLAWVVLSDVQC